The Desulfobacterales bacterium genome contains a region encoding:
- a CDS encoding citrate synthase: MTETVKLIYGQNEYELPIVEGSEGERGIDISQLRANTGLITLDPGYANTGSCSSSITFMDGEKGILRYRGIPVEELAAKATFKETAYLLINGRLPNREELTQFSILLNDNSLVHEDMRTFYESFPRSSHPMGILSSMVNALRSFYPELQNLEEEINMTMTRLLSKIRTLAAMSYKISRGHKVVYPRPDLAYCANFLNMMFDSPVKPYELDRDAVDALRVFWILHADHEQNCSTSAVRLVGSARVTLYAAISAGIAALWGPLHGGANQAVIEMLSDIAENKNMDTAIERAKDKKDPFRLMGFGHRVYKTYDPRAKIMKKMCDALLAKLKISDPLLDIAKELEEVALKDDYFIEHNLYPNVDFYSGIVLRAIGIPTNMFTVMFAIGRLPGWIAQWKESLDDPNWKLGRPRQIYTGPTQTKFIPIDKR, encoded by the coding sequence ATGACAGAGACGGTTAAACTGATTTACGGTCAAAATGAATATGAACTTCCGATTGTCGAGGGCTCCGAGGGGGAAAGGGGCATTGATATTTCGCAGTTGCGGGCCAACACTGGCCTGATCACCCTTGATCCCGGTTATGCCAATACCGGCAGCTGCTCTAGTTCCATCACCTTTATGGACGGGGAAAAGGGCATATTGCGATATCGCGGTATTCCGGTGGAGGAGCTGGCCGCCAAGGCCACCTTTAAAGAAACCGCTTATCTTTTGATCAATGGCCGCTTGCCGAATCGCGAGGAGCTGACCCAATTTTCGATCCTGCTCAACGACAACTCGCTGGTGCATGAAGACATGCGCACCTTCTATGAAAGCTTTCCGCGTTCTTCTCATCCCATGGGAATTCTGTCGTCGATGGTCAATGCCCTGAGAAGTTTTTATCCGGAGTTACAGAACCTGGAAGAAGAGATTAACATGACCATGACCCGCTTGCTCTCCAAGATTCGAACGCTGGCGGCCATGTCCTATAAAATTTCAAGAGGTCATAAAGTGGTCTATCCTCGACCGGATTTGGCTTACTGCGCCAATTTTTTAAATATGATGTTTGATTCACCGGTCAAACCCTATGAGCTTGATCGCGATGCCGTCGATGCTTTGCGCGTATTTTGGATTTTGCATGCCGACCATGAACAAAACTGCTCGACATCGGCGGTGCGGCTGGTGGGAAGCGCCCGGGTGACGCTGTATGCCGCTATCTCAGCCGGCATTGCCGCTTTGTGGGGCCCGTTGCATGGCGGGGCCAACCAGGCCGTTATTGAAATGCTCAGTGATATTGCCGAGAACAAAAATATGGACACGGCGATTGAAAGGGCCAAAGACAAAAAGGACCCCTTTCGCCTGATGGGATTCGGGCACCGGGTATACAAGACATACGACCCACGGGCCAAGATTATGAAAAAGATGTGTGACGCGCTTTTGGCCAAACTGAAAATTTCCGATCCGCTGCTGGATATTGCCAAAGAACTTGAAGAGGTGGCGCTAAAAGATGATTATTTCATCGAGCACAATCTGTACCCGAATGTCGATTTTTACAGCGGTATTGTGTTGCGGGCCATCGGTATCCCGACCAACATGTTTACGGTTATGTTTGCCATTGGTCGATTACCGGGCTGGATTGCGCAGTGGAAGGAAAGCCTGGATGATCCCAACTGGAAATTGGGTCGCCCCCGCCAGATATACACCGGTCCGACGCAGACTAAGTTTATCCCCATCGATAAACGCTAA
- a CDS encoding universal stress protein, translating into MTELVCVCPLTRGERILVAVDGSDFSMAAVEQAISLGGICNSQIFVVSVVDLYPEQMEVAPTLVEHMSEEVRQHLDEAKAKVDKAKIPCETIVHMGGAPHEFIVQEAKDKNVDLILMGTHGRTGLKRVLMGSVAQSVIAHSPCPVMVVPTTTK; encoded by the coding sequence ATGACAGAACTGGTATGTGTATGTCCCTTAACCCGGGGTGAAAGAATCCTGGTGGCTGTTGACGGGTCCGACTTTAGTATGGCCGCGGTGGAACAGGCCATCAGCCTGGGAGGGATTTGTAACAGTCAAATATTTGTCGTCAGTGTTGTCGATCTGTATCCGGAACAAATGGAAGTTGCCCCGACCCTTGTGGAACATATGTCAGAAGAGGTCCGGCAGCATCTTGATGAGGCCAAAGCAAAGGTCGACAAAGCCAAAATACCATGCGAGACCATCGTTCACATGGGGGGCGCGCCGCACGAATTTATTGTCCAGGAAGCAAAGGATAAAAATGTTGATCTGATCCTCATGGGAACCCATGGCCGCACCGGGCTCAAACGGGTCCTAATGGGCAGTGTCGCCCAAAGTGTGATTGCGCACTCGCCCTGCCCCGTCATGGTGGTTCCGACGACTACAAAATAG
- a CDS encoding glycine zipper domain-containing protein, translating into MKKLLIIAIIVISLGLVIGGCSSDTGRRTGTGAAIGAAGGGLIGAAAGNTPVGLAVGAAAGAGAGYLYDRHKKSEEKAYEEGYKDGQKKSQ; encoded by the coding sequence ATGAAAAAGTTATTGATTATAGCCATTATCGTCATCAGCCTGGGACTGGTCATTGGAGGGTGTTCATCGGATACCGGCAGGCGGACCGGCACAGGCGCTGCCATTGGTGCTGCCGGCGGTGGCCTCATTGGTGCCGCAGCGGGCAACACCCCCGTAGGATTAGCAGTCGGGGCCGCTGCCGGGGCGGGCGCAGGTTATTTGTACGACCGTCACAAAAAGTCTGAAGAAAAAGCGTACGAAGAAGGTTACAAGGACGGGCAGAAAAAAAGCCAATAA
- a CDS encoding sulfite exporter TauE/SafE family protein — MSKFFKSPWLEVNVMVLVLIISYVALSLFTFGAETQPGQMSGAAIWGWIFGFFLLSFAIAMVAVIGGIGGGVLFTPFMLAFTPVDSLIVRATGLIVAMFSGLISTGPFMKGGLANLKICIFCAAAYGVGAFGGAQGAIYVAQHLGETGEGLVRLALGLILCSLAVYFLVGGKKIEWPEVKKVDGFTKRLKLSQPYFEVSLNKVIDYPLTRAGWVLGAIIGVGLLSGFFGLGAGWAIVPAQNVIMAVPLKVAAANSGVLLGMGDCIAVWPYLLMGAIIPVFAAPWLVGQVLGGLLGSLILIRVKAGFVRFLLIGFMFFACFGLLTKGLGMLGVIGAVPIWLNGLVFLVIFAAVTRSIIKFTRSES; from the coding sequence ATGAGCAAATTCTTTAAATCCCCCTGGCTTGAAGTCAATGTGATGGTGCTGGTGCTCATCATATCGTATGTTGCGTTGAGCCTGTTCACTTTTGGTGCGGAGACGCAACCCGGCCAAATGTCCGGCGCAGCCATTTGGGGATGGATTTTCGGATTCTTTTTACTCAGTTTTGCTATTGCGATGGTGGCCGTGATCGGCGGCATTGGCGGCGGTGTTTTATTTACGCCTTTTATGCTGGCTTTTACACCTGTGGACAGTCTCATTGTCCGGGCCACTGGTCTGATTGTGGCCATGTTCAGCGGTCTGATCTCCACCGGTCCTTTTATGAAAGGCGGCCTGGCCAACTTAAAAATCTGTATATTCTGTGCGGCTGCATATGGTGTCGGGGCTTTCGGTGGCGCCCAGGGCGCCATTTACGTAGCCCAGCACCTGGGAGAGACCGGCGAAGGCCTCGTGCGCCTGGCCCTGGGTCTCATTCTATGTTCGCTGGCGGTTTATTTTCTGGTCGGCGGTAAGAAAATCGAGTGGCCCGAGGTTAAAAAAGTGGATGGCTTCACAAAACGACTCAAGCTCTCCCAACCCTACTTCGAGGTATCCCTAAACAAGGTCATTGATTATCCGCTGACCCGGGCCGGTTGGGTGCTGGGGGCCATTATCGGCGTGGGCCTGCTTTCCGGATTTTTCGGCCTGGGAGCCGGCTGGGCCATCGTACCGGCCCAAAATGTGATCATGGCCGTTCCCCTCAAGGTGGCGGCTGCCAACAGCGGGGTTCTGCTTGGTATGGGCGATTGTATTGCCGTTTGGCCTTATCTGCTAATGGGCGCCATCATTCCGGTCTTTGCTGCGCCATGGCTGGTCGGGCAGGTGCTGGGCGGCTTGCTCGGCTCCCTAATTCTGATCCGGGTCAAGGCTGGTTTTGTCAGGTTCCTGCTCATCGGTTTTATGTTTTTTGCCTGCTTCGGGCTGCTGACCAAGGGTCTCGGCATGCTGGGTGTCATCGGCGCGGTGCCGATATGGCTCAACGGGTTGGTATTTCTGGTGATATTTGCCGCCGTTACCCGTTCCATTATTAAATTCACACGATCAGAATCCTAA